AGCAACCCCGTATCGCGATCGTGGGCGCCGGCCTCGGCGGCACCGCCGCCGCCGCGCTGCTGCAAGGACGCGGCTACGACGTGCGGCTCTACGAGCAGGCACCGGCGTTCTCGCGCCTCGGCGCGGGCATCCACCTCGGCCCGAACGTGATGAAGATCATGCGCCGCATCGGCTGCGAGGACGCGCTGAACGCGATGGGTTCGCATCCGGATTTCTGGTACAGCCGCGACGGCCTCAGCGCCGAAGTGATGTCGCAGATCCCGCTCGGCGACTACGCGCTGAAGACCTACGGCGCGAGCTACCTGACCGTGCATCGCGGCGATTTCCACGCGCTGATGACCCAGGCGATCGCGCCGGGCACGCTGGTGTTCGGCAAGCGGCTCACGACGGTCGAGGACACCGGCAGCGAGGTGCGGCTCACGTTCGACGACGGCACCGTGGAGACGGCCGACATCGCGATCGGCGCGGACGGCGTGAACTCGCGGCTGCGCGAGCACCTGCTCGGCGCCGAGCCGCCGCGCTACACCGGCTACGTGGCGCACCGCGCCGTGTTCCCGGCCTCGCTGCTCGACAACAAGCCCTATGACATGTGCGTGAAGTGGTGGTCGGGCGACCGTCACATGATGGTCTACTACGTGACCGAAAAACGCGACGAGTACTACTATGTGACGGGCGTGCCGCAGGCCGAGTGGCCGGCCGGCGTGTCGATGGTCGACAGCAGCCGCGAGGAGATGCGCGAGGCGTTCGCCGGCTTCCATCCCGACATCCAGCATCTGATCGACGTGTCGCCGTCGATCACGAAATGGCCGCTGCTCGAACGCGATCCGCTGCCGCTCTGGAGCCGCGGCCGGCTGGTGCTGCTCGGCGACGCCTGCCATCCGATGAAGCCGCACATGGCGCAGGGCGCGGCGATGGCGATCGAGGACGCGGCGATGCTCGCGCGCTGCCTCGACGAGGTGGGCGTCGGTGATTACGGCAACGCGTTCGCGCTGTACGAGGCGAACCGCGCGGCGCGTGCCTCGAAGGTGCAGCTGGTCTCGCACAACAACACGTGGCTGCGCACCAACGAGGATCCGTCGTGGGTGTTCGGCTACGACGTGTTCGAGGTGCCGCTCGACGCGCCGGCCAGGGAATCGGCCGTGGCGGGCTGAACCGCGGCGCGGGGCCGGCTTCGGCTCGGGCTTTGGCCCGGCCGGAATTTCGGCGGGGTATAACGAAAAGCGCGCGGCGCGTGCCGCGCCTTCGCCTGCCGGCACGCGCGAGCCCGCGCGTGCCGGCGTATCGACGAATCGGGTCTGTCATGTCGCATTCCGGCCATCCCGCGGGACCGCTCACGCTCCGCGTCAACGGTGACGAGCGCCGCGTCCCCGACGCCGCGCCCGACACGCCGCTGCTGTTCGTGCTGCGCAACGATCTGGCGCTGAACGGCCCGAAGTACGGCTGCGGGCTCGGCCAGTGCGGCGCCTGCACCGTGCTGGTGGACGGCCTCCCGGCGCGCTCGTGCGTGGTGCCGGCCGGCGCCGCCCACGGCCGCGAGGTGACCACGCTCGAGGGGCTCGGCACGCTCGACGCGCTGCACCCGATCCAGCGCGCGTTCATCGACGAGCAGGCCGCGCAGTGCGGCTACTGCCTGAACGGCATGATCATGAGCGCCAAGGCGCTGCTCGATCGCGATCCGTCGCCCGACGACGCGGCGATCCGCGACGCGCTGCGTTTCAACCTGTGCCGCTGCGGCACCCATCTCGAGATCGTGCGCGCGGTGCAACGCGCGGCGCGTTACCTGCAACACGACGATGAACGATGAATCGACGGCGGCCGCGCTGGCGGCGAACGCGGCGCGGCCCGACGCTGCCGCGCCGCCAGCGCGCCGCGCCTGGGCCTATGGCTGGCCGGTGGCCGGCACCGAAGGCGACGCCGAAGCCAGGTTCGAGGTCGAGGCCGTGCTGTCCGCGCGCGCGACGCTCGCCAGCTGGCGCTATCGCGCGCGGCTGACGGCGGCGGCCGGCGCGCGCACGCTGCCGGTGTCGCCCGGCGGCCCGGCGCCGGCGCTGCCGTTCGTCTATCGGCATGCCGAACTCGCTGTCGAGATCGAGGATCCGGCGCGGCGCATGCCGGCGCAGGCCCATGTGTTCGCGCGCGAATCGGCGCTCGACGAATGCGCGGCCGAGTGGCGGATCGATCCGGTCGAGCTGCGGCTGCGCCAGCTCGATCCGGTGCGCGACGCCGGTGCGCACGAAGTGATCCGGATGGTGACCGAGCGCGCGGCGTGGCGCGTGCCGGGCGCCGCCCGGCCGTCGCCGGCCTCGCCGTGGCTGCGCGGGCGCGGCTTCGCGTTCGACGGACGCGGCGATCAGGCCGGCAACGCGCTAGACCCCGCGCTCGACACGCGGCCCGACTGGACCGCCTGGGTGGTCGATATCGACGTCGATCCGGCCACCGGCGACGTCGCGCTGCGCCGCGTGGTGGCCGGGCAGGGCACCGGCCGGCCCGGTTCGCCGGAGGCCGCGAGCCTGTCGGGGGTGCCGGCCGCGCGGCTCGCGGCGGCCGTCTCGCGCGTGCTCGGCGCGCGTCACGCGGCCCACCACGCGCATGACGAGACGGCGCCGGCCGACGGTTCGCGCGGCGCGCTCGCGCATGCGCTGCGGCGCGCGCAGCGGCCGGGCGAACTCGAGGCCGCGGTCGAGGCCATGGACGCGGCGGATGAACCCGCCGACCTCGACGAAGCCGAGCGCGAGCGCCTCGAACGCGCCGTGGCGCCGGCCGCCGCCGCGATCGCCAATGCGCTCTACGACGCCACCGGGGTGCGCTTTCGCGCCCCGCCGTTCGATACCGGCACGATCCGCGACGCGCTGGCCGCGCACGACCCGCGCGCCGTGCCGGCCGAACGCCGGCCGTCCGCCGCGCGGCGCTGGCGCCGCTGGCTGGCGGGCGGCGGCATCGGCGGCGTGGTGGGCGGCCTGATCGGGCTGGCCGGCGCGCTGCTGCCCGGCCCCGCGCCGATCGCGCCGCTGCCGGCCGGCAGCATGGGCGGCGCGCCGGTATGGAGCGCCGAGACGCTCGCACGCGGCCGGCTGGTCGCGCTGGCCGGCGACTGCGCGGTCTGCCATACGGCGCCGGGCGGCCGCACCAACGCGGGCGGCTTCCCGCTCGACACGCCGTTCGGCACGATCTATTCGACCAACCTCACGCCCGATCCCGAGACCGGCATCGGCAGCTGGTCGTACCCGGCGTTCGCGCGCGCGATGCGCGAGGGCATCTCGCGCGACGGCCGCCACCTGTACCCGGCGTTCCCGTACACGGCGTTCGCGAAGCTCAGCGAGGCGGACCTGCTCGCGCTCTACGCCTACCTGATGTCGCAGCCGGCCGTGAAAGCGGCGCCGCCGCCCACGCGCCTGCCGTTCCCGCTGAACCAGCGGCGCCTGGTGGCCGGCTGGAACTGGCTTTATCACGACCCCGCGCCGTACCAGCCCGATCCGCAGAAGTCGGTGCTCTGGAACCGCGGCAAATATCTGGTGGACGGCGCGGGCCACTGCGGCGCCTGCCACTCGCCGCGCAACGCGCTCGGCGCCGAGCAGGGCGGCTTCGCCTACCTGACGGGCGGCAGCGCCGAGGGCTGGGACGCGCCGGCGCTGGTGGCCGCCTCGCACGCGGCGCCCGTGCCGTGGACCGAGGACGCGCTGTTCGATTACCTGCGCACCGGCTTCTCGCCCGAGCACGGCGTGGCGGCTGGCCCGATGGCGCCGGTGGTGGCCGGGCTTGCCGAACTGCCCGAGGGCGACGTGCGCGCGATCGCGCATTACCTCGCGTCGCTGTCGCCGAAGGTGGACGAGGCGGACGCCTCCGCGGCCGCCGCCACGCGCGCGGCGGGGGCCGATCCGCTCGCCACGCTCGGCCTCGAAAACGGCCGGCGCGCGTTCGACGCGGCCTGCGCCGTGTGCCACGCGGCCTCGGGCGGCGTCGGCCACTTCGGCGTGCGGCCGCTGATGGGGCTCAACACCAGCGTCAGCCACGCGAACCCCGACAACCTGCTGCGCGTGCTGCAGAACGGCATCGCGCAGCCGGCCACGGCCGCGCTCGGCTACATGCCGGCGTTCCGCGACGCGTTCGACGATCGCCAGATGGCCGAGCTGGCCGCCTACATCCGCCAGCGCTACGCGCCGGACCAGCCGGCCTGGCGCGACCTGGAGGCGGCGTCGGCGCGGCTGCGCGCCGAGGGAGCGCCGCATTGAACGGCGGGCGCCGCGGGCCGCCGGCGGCGCGGAAGGCGCGGCGCCGGCGGATGCCGGGTGGCGCCGCACACCGCACGCCGGCGCGCCCGTGACGCAATGCCCCAGTACCTCAGTACAATGCGCGGATTCCGTCAACCGCCGTTCCTCGCGCCTTCCCGCCGCCGCCGATGCCGCTTCCGACCATACCGACCGCCCCGTTCTGCCCCGCCGAAGTGAAAGGCAGCATCACGATCGATGCGCGCGCATCGTGGTTCGCGAAGCTGCGCCGCTTCGCCGGGCCGGGCCTGCTGGTCGCGATCGGCTACATGGATCCCGGCAACTGGGCCACCGACATCCAGGCCGGCTCGCAGTTCGGCTACGCGCTGCTGTGGGTGGTGGCGTTCTCGAGCCTCGCGGCGATCTTCCTGCAGATGCTGGCCGCGCGGCTCGGCCTCGTCACCGGCCGCGATCTCGCGCAGGCCAGCTACGAGCGCTACGGACCGTTCGGCAAGTGGCTGCAGTGGGTGACGGCCGAGATCTCGATCATCGCCTGCGACATCGCCGAGGTGCTCGGCTGCGCGCTCGCGTTCAAGCTGCTGCTCGGCGTGCCGGTGGCCTGGGGCATCGTGCTGACCGCGCTCGACACGGTGATCGTGCTCGGACTGCAGGGCAAGGGCTTCCGCCAGATCGAGGCGATCGTGCTGGGCCTGATCGGCACCATGGCGGCCTGCTTCGTCGCGCAGGTGGCGATGGTGCCGCCCGACTGGCACGCGGTGGCCGCGGGCCTCGTCCCCGGCGATCCGGGCCACGACCGCAAGGACGCGATCGTGCTGGCGCTCGGCATCATCGGGGCCACCATCATGCCGCACAACCTCTACCTGCATTCGTCGGTGGTGCAGACGCGCCGCGTGGTGGGCGGCGCGGGCGGGCCGATCCGCGACACGCTCGCGATGGTGCGCGTCGACACCTGGGTCTCGCTGCTGGTCGCGATGTGCGTGAACGCGGCGATCCTGATCCTGGCCGGCGCCGCGTTCCATGCCGCCGGGCACACCGGCGTGACCGACATCGAGCAGGCCTACCAGCTGATCACGCCGCTGGTGGGCGGCGGCGCCGCGGTGCTGTTCGGCATCGCGCTGCTGGCCTCGGGGCAGAGCTCGACGCTGACCGGCACGATCGCCGGGCAGGTGATCATGGACGGCTTCCTGCAGGTGAAGATTCCCTGCTACCAGCGCCGGCTGATCACGCGCGCGCTGGCACTGGTGCCGGCGCTGATCGGCGTGCTGGTGCTCGGCGACGGCGCGGTGGGCAAGCTGCTGGTGTGGAGCCAGGTGCTGCTGAGCCTGCAGCTGCCGTTCGCGATGTGGCCGCTGATCCGCTCGGTCAGCGACGACCGGCTGATGCAGGGCAATGCGATCGGCTGGCCCGCGCGGCTGTTCGCGTGGCTGCTGTTCGCCGTGATCGGCGGCACCAATCTGCTGCTGATCACGGGCGTGATCGGCTGAGCGGGCAGGGCGCGGCGGCCTGCCGCGCCTCCCTGGCGCTGCGGTATGCTGCGGGTTCCGCCGCCGCATGCCGGCTCGCGCCATGCGAGGCCGAGCGCCGGCGATCACAAAAAGGAGCGTGAGAAGATGACGGAGATGGTCGATTGCGTCGTGATCGGCGCGGGAGTGGTCGGCCTGGCGGCCGCGCGCGCCGGTGCGCGACGCGGCTGGGAGACGGTGATCGTCGAATCGGAAACGATGATCGGCACCGGCACGAGTTCGCGCAACAGCGAGGTGATCCATGCCGGCATCTATTACCCGGCCGGCTCGCTGAAGGCGCGGCTCTGCGTCGAGGGGCGCGAGCAGCTTTATGCGTTCTGCGAGGAAAACCAGGTGCCGCACCGGCGCAGCGGCAAGCTGATCGTGGCCGCCGAGGAGGCGCAGCGCGGCACGCTGGCCGACATCGAGGCGGCCGCGCGCGCCAACGGCGTGACCGACCTGCGGCGCCTGAGCGGCGACGAGGCGCGTGCGCTCGAACCGGCCCTGCGCTGCGTGGCGGCGCTCGAATCGCCGTCCACCGGGATCGTCGACAGCCACGCGCTGATGCTCGCGCTGCTCGGCGACGCCGAGCGCGCCGGCGCCGTGATCGCGTACCGTTCGCCCGTGATCGGCGGGCAGGTGCTGCACGACGACGGCGGCGGCACCGCGATCGAACTCGAGGTGGGCGGCGCCGAGCCGATGACGCTGCGCGCGCGGCGCGTGGTGAACGCGGCCGGGCTCCACGCGCAGACCGTGGCCGGCGTGCTGCGCGGGCTGCCGCCCGAATCGGTGCCGCGCGCACGCTACGCCAAGGGCAATTATTATTCGCTGTCGGGCCGCGCGCCGTTCTCGCGGCTCATTTATCCGGTGCCGGAGCCGGGCGGGCTTGGCGTCCACCTGACGCTCGATCTCGCCAACCAGGCGCGCTTCGGCCCCGACGTGGAATGGATCGACTCGATCGATTTCCGCGTCGATCCGGCCCGCGCGGTGCGCTTCTACGATGCGATCCGCACCTACTGGCCGGGGCTGCCCGACGAAGCGCTGCAGCCGGCCTACGCCGGCGTGCGGCCGAAGCTGGCTGAGCCGCCGGGCGGCGTCGACGATTTCGTGATCCAGTCGGCGCGCTCGCACGGCGTGGCCGGCCTCGTCAACCTGTACGGCATCGAGTCGCCGGGGCTGACGGCCTCGCTCGCGATCGCCGGACAGGTGATCGCGGCGCTCGATGACGACGCACGGTGACGGTCAACCCAACATCAACCACGAAAGGACGACGATGATTCACGAGATGGCGAGGATCGAGGTGCAGGCGGGCAAGGAAGCGGAATTCGAGGCCGGCGTCGAGCAGGCGGTGCCGCTGTTCCTGCGCTCGCGCGGCTGCATCGGCGTGGAGCTGCACCGCACCGTGGAGCGGCCGGCCGAATACCTGCTGCTGGTGCGCTGGGAAACGGTCGACGATCACATGGTGCATTTCCGCGAGTCGGAGGAATACCAGGCCTGGCGCGCGCTCGTCAGCCCGTTCTTCGCGGCGCCGCCGTCGGTCTGCCACACCGAGATCAAGGTCGGGCCGGCCACGCGCGCCTGACCGATCCTGCGCGCGGCGGCCGGGCTCGCGGCTGCCGCGCGGCACGCGCATGACCCGTCATCGGGCCGTTGCCAGCGGTGCCGGGCCTTGCACCCGCGTTCCCGAGCGATTCCGCCTCAGCCCGTCTTCAGCCTGAAGACGCGATTCTTCTCCAGCGCCCCCGCCGTGTAGGCTTTCCCGTCCGCCTTGCCGCCGTCCGCCGTCGCGGGCCGCAGGTGCTCGTCGTCGAGCGCCGGGCCGGTGTAGCGCCCGCGCGGCCGGATCACGCGGCCCACCCGCAACTGCTCGATGCCGTGCGCGAGCAGGCCGACGCTGCGCGCGATCGAGAACAGCCCGAACGCCGCGTCGTCCGGCAGCCCCAGCTGCGCCGCGAGGATCGCCAGCGCGACGTCGATGTTGGGCTTGAGGCCCGTCAGCGCGGTGACCCTGTCGATGAACGCGCCCAGTTCGCGCGGCGGATCGAGCCGCGCCAGCAGCGCCTGCGCGCGCGGATCGCCGTCGGGGTAGAGGTGGTGGCCGAAGCCGGGGATCGGGATCGCCGAGCCGAGATGATGGCCGACCACGTGCTCGGCGCCGAGCCGCGCGACGTCGTCGAACATGGCGCGCACGCGCCGCGAGGCGTCGCCGTGCAGCGGGCCGGACAGCGTGGTGAGGCCGGTCAGCAGGCAGCCGGCGAGCGGCGCGCCGGTGGAGGCGGTGATGCGCGCGGCGAAGGCGGAACTGGTGACCTCGTGGTCGGCCACCAGCACCATCGCGCGGCGGATCAGGTCGGCGCCGGCCGCGTCCTGCCCCCAGCCGGCCGCCAGCCGCTCATGGGTCCCGCGATGCGCGCCGTGGCCGTTCGCGCCGAACGCGAGCGACACCACCGCGACCAGCCGACCCGCCTCGGCGTGCAGCGCGCTGTCGAGGCGGCCGAGCGTGGAATGGCCGTGCGCGGCCAGTGCGGCCAGCGCCGTGAACGCGCGGCTGCGGCCTGGTTCGCCGTCGGGCGGCGCGGCGTCGGCGAACGCGAAGGCCACCGGCGTCGGCGAATTCCACAGCAGCGCGGCGGCGTCTTCCAGCGTGGCATGTTCGGCCAGCGCGATGCAGTCGCGGCCGCGATACCAGGGCCGTCCCTTCGAGAAGGTGGTGAGGCCGCTGTAGATGCACGGCTCCGCGCCGAAGATCGTGCCGGCCGCGAGCGCGGCGCGCTTGCGGCCGACCTGCTTCCTGCGGCACAGCGCGATCACGTCCTCGGCCCGGTAGAGGCTGCGGCGCGGGTCGTGCGGGTCCGGCATGACCGCGATGCTGCCGCGGCTCGCGTAGGCATAGACGGTCTGCGCGCGCACGCCCAGTTGCCGGGTGGCTTCGGCCAGGGTGATCCAGTTCGACATGACGGGCTGCCTCGATGCAGGAAACGGCATGCCGGCTGCGTACCGGCATGCCCCGACTATAGACCGCTTTCAGCTGAACGCCATCTGCGCCGGGCGCCGTTCGAGCACCTCGACGAGGATCTCGCCCGGCGCCTTCACGAAGCAGCCGCGCACGCCGGCGCGGATCGGCTGGATCGGCGCGACGACCCGCGCGCCCGAGGCGAGCAGGTGCGCGAAGGCGGCGTCGAGATCGTCGACGCATACGCCGATGTGGTCGATGCCCTGGCGCGGCGCCGCGCCATCCGGCGTCGCGGCGCCGGGCTCGGCGAGCGGCGTGATGAACAGGTTGATGGTGCCGATGCGCAGGTCGACGCGTCCCGGCCGCCGCACGATCTCGGCGTTCAGGCAGCGCGCGAACCAGGCGGCGGTGGCCTCGGCGTCGGCCGAGCACAGTTGCAGGTGATCCCAGGAGAATTCGATCATGGTGAGTGGCGTAACAGGCGGGTTCAGAGTTCGATGCGCGAGAGCTTGCCGAGCAGCACCGAGTACGACAGCGTGCCGACCAGGCAGATCGCGCCCATCAGGTTCAGCGCCCAGAAGAAGTTGCCGGTGTGCTGGGTGACGTAGCCGATCATCAGCGGCGTGGTGACGGCCGCGATGTTGGCCGCGAGGCTCGTGATGCTGCTGGTGAGCCCGACGTACTGCTTCGGCGCGATCTCCGAGACGGCCGCCCACGACATCGAGCCGATGCCCTGCGCGAAGAACGCCACGGTCAGCACCGCGATCACCACCGCGTTCGACTGCACGAAGTTCACCAGCATGATCGAGGCGCCGAGGAACGTGCCGATCATCAGCGGCGCCTTGCGCGCGGCCGACACCGACACGCCGCGGCGGATGCAGAAGTCCGACAGGAAGCCGGCCAGCAGGATGCCGAGCGTGGCGCCCACGAACGGCAGCGCCTGGAAGAAGCCCACCTTGATCATCGACATGTGGCGTTCCTCGACGAGGTAGGTCATGAACCAGGTCGTGAAGAACACCAGCAGCGTGTTGTTGCAGAACTTGCCGAGGCAGATCGCGAGGATCTGGCGATAGCCGAGCAGGCGCAGCGCCATGCGCCAGTCGAAGCGCTCGCGCGGCTTGCCCGCCCTCGTCGCGACCGGGCGGCCCTCGTTGATGTGCTGCAGCTCGGCCGCGTTGGCCGAGGCATGTCGCGACGGGTCGCGATAGAGCCGGAACCAGATCGCGCTGAACACGATGCCGAAGCCGCCGGTGGCGAAGAACACCGCGCGCCAGCCGAACGCGGTCGAGACCCAGAGCAGCAGCCCCGCGAACAGCGGCGTGCCGATGTACTGGCCCATCACGTAGACGCTGGTGGCGAAGCCGCGCTCCTGCACCGGGAACCACAGCGTGACGGCGCGCGCGTTGGACGGGAACGCCGGCGCTTCGAGCGCGCCCATCGCGAGCCGCGAGCCGAGCAGCATCCGGTAGCCCAGCGCCATGCCCTGCGTGAGCGTGGCGAGCGACCAGCCGAGCAGCGACAGCGCATAGGCCGCGCGCGAGCCGAGCACGTCGGCGAGGATGCCGGCCGGCAGCAGCGCGACCGAATAGGCCGCGCCGAACGCGGCGAACAGCTCGCCCATCTGCACGCGCGTGAGGCCGAGTTCCTTCGACAGCGCGGGGGCGACGATGCCGAGCGCGGAGCGGTCGACGTAGTTGAGGATGGTGGCCACCAGCAGCATCGAAAGGATGAAGTAGCGCACCCGCGTGCGCCGGGCGGCGCTGGCCTGGGCGGCGTGGTCGTGCAGCGGGGCCTGCCGCGATTCGGCGATTCTCATGTCTGTCTCCTGATCGTGGGCCGGATCTTGTTGTTATGGCTCCGGCCGGGGGCGGGTCAGCCGCGGCCGACGAACGGCATCGCACTGGCCATGATGGTCATGTTGAGGATGTTCGCCTCGAGCGGCAGCCGCGCCATCTGCACCACGGCGTCGGCCACGTGGGCGACGTCGAGGCGCGGTTCGGGCGCGAGCCGGCCGTCGGCCTGCAGCACGCCCTGGTTCATCCGCTCCGTGAGCGAGGTGGCGGCGTTGCCGATGTCGATCTGGCTGCAGGCGATGTTGAAGGGCCGCCCGTCCAGCGCGAGCGACTTCGTGATGCCGAGTACCGCGTGCTTGGTGGCCGTGTAGGCGATCGTGTTGGGGCGCGGCGCGTGCGCCGAGATCGAGCCGTTGTTGATGATCCGGCCGCCCTGCGGCGCCTGCCGCCGCATCAGCCGCCACGCGGCGCGCGCGCAGAGGAACACGCCCGTCAGGTTGGTGGCCACCACGTCGTTCCAGAACGCGAGCGTGTAGTCGTCGAGCGGCACCGCGCCGGCGTTGCGGCCGGCGTTGTTGAACAGCACGTCGAGGCGGCCGAACTCGCGCTCGAGGTGGGCGAACGCGTCGTTGACCGAGCTTTCGTCGGCCACGTCGGCGGGCACCGCGAGCGCGCGGCCGCCGGCCTCGGCGATCATCGTGCGCGTCTCGTGCAGCGCCTCGGCGCGGCGCCCGAGCAGGGCCACCGTGAAGCCCGCGCGGGCCAGCGCCACGGCGCTCGCGCGGCCGATGCCGGAGCCCGCGCCGGTCACCGCGGCGAAGCGCGGGGGCTGCGGTTGCGTGTCTTGTTGCGTGCTGGGTCGCATGGCTGGTTCTCGTTCCCGGGCTGATGGAGATGCGAACAGAATTGCACCGGCCCGGAATGCGCGGCAATCTTGATTCTGTCAATCAACATGCGAGGGCCTGCCGCGAGGGGCCGGCCTCAGGGTTTTCCTGACTCCTTGCGAGGCGGGGCGGGAATGGCGCAGGCCGCCGCCGGGGTGCCGGGCGTGCCGCCGGATGTTGATTGATTCAATCAACATTGACCCGTGGCGGACCCGCTTCGTAGGATGTGGCCGAATTCAGACCCGAGGAACCCACCATGTCCGATTCCCCCATTCCGCGCCTGCTCGTCGCAAGACGGATTCCCGCCGCCGTGGCCGCCCGCGCCAAACGCGAATTCAACGCCTTCGTGACCGAGGCGGACATGGACAGCGCGTCCGTGGTCGACTTCTGCCATCGGTACGCGGTGCCGGCGGTGCTGGTCGGCAAGAAGTCAGGATTGCAGAAGGAACACGTCGACGCGCTGCCGCCGACCGTGAAGATCATCGCCAACGCGAGCGCCGGCGTCGATCACATGGACGTGGCCGCCGCCCGCGCGCGCGGCATCGCCGTGACCAACGCGCCTGACGCGCTGACCGAATGCACGGCTGATTTCACGATGCTGCTGGTGCTGGCGGCCTGCCGGCGCGCGTCCGAATACGAGCGGATCGTGCGCGCCGGCTGGGGCAGGTCGTTCGGCATGACCGAGATGCTCGGCACGCGCGTCCACGGCAAGACGCTCGGCATCGTCGGCTTCGGCCGGATCGGGCGCGCCGTGGCGCGGCGCGCGCGCGGCTTCGGGATGCGCATCGCCTACACCGACCGGCAGCGTGCCGAGCCTGCGGTCGAGGCGGGCGCGACCTTCCACGCGAGCCTCGACGCGCTGCTGCCGCATTGCGAGGTACTGACGCTGCACGTGCCGGGCGGCGGCGCGCCGCTGATGACGGCGCGCGAATTCGCGCGGCTGCCGAAGGGCGCGGTGTTCGTGAACGCGGCGCGCGGCGGGCTGGTGGATGAGAACGCGCTGCTCGACGCACTCGGCTCGGGGCATCTGTTCGGCGCCGGGCTCGACGTCTATCGCAACGAGCCGAACATCGACGCGCGCTTCGCGGCGCTCGACAACGTGTTCCTCACGCCGCACATGGCCAGCGCGACGATCGAGACGCGCGACCAGATGGGCTTCACCGCGCTCGACAACGTGGCGGCGGTGCTGGCGGGC
The genomic region above belongs to Burkholderia plantarii and contains:
- a CDS encoding FAD-dependent monooxygenase, whose amino-acid sequence is MKQPRIAIVGAGLGGTAAAALLQGRGYDVRLYEQAPAFSRLGAGIHLGPNVMKIMRRIGCEDALNAMGSHPDFWYSRDGLSAEVMSQIPLGDYALKTYGASYLTVHRGDFHALMTQAIAPGTLVFGKRLTTVEDTGSEVRLTFDDGTVETADIAIGADGVNSRLREHLLGAEPPRYTGYVAHRAVFPASLLDNKPYDMCVKWWSGDRHMMVYYVTEKRDEYYYVTGVPQAEWPAGVSMVDSSREEMREAFAGFHPDIQHLIDVSPSITKWPLLERDPLPLWSRGRLVLLGDACHPMKPHMAQGAAMAIEDAAMLARCLDEVGVGDYGNAFALYEANRAARASKVQLVSHNNTWLRTNEDPSWVFGYDVFEVPLDAPARESAVAG
- a CDS encoding (2Fe-2S)-binding protein codes for the protein MSHSGHPAGPLTLRVNGDERRVPDAAPDTPLLFVLRNDLALNGPKYGCGLGQCGACTVLVDGLPARSCVVPAGAAHGREVTTLEGLGTLDALHPIQRAFIDEQAAQCGYCLNGMIMSAKALLDRDPSPDDAAIRDALRFNLCRCGTHLEIVRAVQRAARYLQHDDER
- a CDS encoding cytochrome c, which produces MNDESTAAALAANAARPDAAAPPARRAWAYGWPVAGTEGDAEARFEVEAVLSARATLASWRYRARLTAAAGARTLPVSPGGPAPALPFVYRHAELAVEIEDPARRMPAQAHVFARESALDECAAEWRIDPVELRLRQLDPVRDAGAHEVIRMVTERAAWRVPGAARPSPASPWLRGRGFAFDGRGDQAGNALDPALDTRPDWTAWVVDIDVDPATGDVALRRVVAGQGTGRPGSPEAASLSGVPAARLAAAVSRVLGARHAAHHAHDETAPADGSRGALAHALRRAQRPGELEAAVEAMDAADEPADLDEAERERLERAVAPAAAAIANALYDATGVRFRAPPFDTGTIRDALAAHDPRAVPAERRPSAARRWRRWLAGGGIGGVVGGLIGLAGALLPGPAPIAPLPAGSMGGAPVWSAETLARGRLVALAGDCAVCHTAPGGRTNAGGFPLDTPFGTIYSTNLTPDPETGIGSWSYPAFARAMREGISRDGRHLYPAFPYTAFAKLSEADLLALYAYLMSQPAVKAAPPPTRLPFPLNQRRLVAGWNWLYHDPAPYQPDPQKSVLWNRGKYLVDGAGHCGACHSPRNALGAEQGGFAYLTGGSAEGWDAPALVAASHAAPVPWTEDALFDYLRTGFSPEHGVAAGPMAPVVAGLAELPEGDVRAIAHYLASLSPKVDEADASAAAATRAAGADPLATLGLENGRRAFDAACAVCHAASGGVGHFGVRPLMGLNTSVSHANPDNLLRVLQNGIAQPATAALGYMPAFRDAFDDRQMAELAAYIRQRYAPDQPAWRDLEAASARLRAEGAPH
- a CDS encoding Nramp family divalent metal transporter; this encodes MPLPTIPTAPFCPAEVKGSITIDARASWFAKLRRFAGPGLLVAIGYMDPGNWATDIQAGSQFGYALLWVVAFSSLAAIFLQMLAARLGLVTGRDLAQASYERYGPFGKWLQWVTAEISIIACDIAEVLGCALAFKLLLGVPVAWGIVLTALDTVIVLGLQGKGFRQIEAIVLGLIGTMAACFVAQVAMVPPDWHAVAAGLVPGDPGHDRKDAIVLALGIIGATIMPHNLYLHSSVVQTRRVVGGAGGPIRDTLAMVRVDTWVSLLVAMCVNAAILILAGAAFHAAGHTGVTDIEQAYQLITPLVGGGAAVLFGIALLASGQSSTLTGTIAGQVIMDGFLQVKIPCYQRRLITRALALVPALIGVLVLGDGAVGKLLVWSQVLLSLQLPFAMWPLIRSVSDDRLMQGNAIGWPARLFAWLLFAVIGGTNLLLITGVIG
- a CDS encoding NAD(P)/FAD-dependent oxidoreductase, with translation MTEMVDCVVIGAGVVGLAAARAGARRGWETVIVESETMIGTGTSSRNSEVIHAGIYYPAGSLKARLCVEGREQLYAFCEENQVPHRRSGKLIVAAEEAQRGTLADIEAAARANGVTDLRRLSGDEARALEPALRCVAALESPSTGIVDSHALMLALLGDAERAGAVIAYRSPVIGGQVLHDDGGGTAIELEVGGAEPMTLRARRVVNAAGLHAQTVAGVLRGLPPESVPRARYAKGNYYSLSGRAPFSRLIYPVPEPGGLGVHLTLDLANQARFGPDVEWIDSIDFRVDPARAVRFYDAIRTYWPGLPDEALQPAYAGVRPKLAEPPGGVDDFVIQSARSHGVAGLVNLYGIESPGLTASLAIAGQVIAALDDDAR
- a CDS encoding antibiotic biosynthesis monooxygenase family protein, whose product is MIHEMARIEVQAGKEAEFEAGVEQAVPLFLRSRGCIGVELHRTVERPAEYLLLVRWETVDDHMVHFRESEEYQAWRALVSPFFAAPPSVCHTEIKVGPATRA
- a CDS encoding citrate synthase is translated as MSNWITLAEATRQLGVRAQTVYAYASRGSIAVMPDPHDPRRSLYRAEDVIALCRRKQVGRKRAALAAGTIFGAEPCIYSGLTTFSKGRPWYRGRDCIALAEHATLEDAAALLWNSPTPVAFAFADAAPPDGEPGRSRAFTALAALAAHGHSTLGRLDSALHAEAGRLVAVVSLAFGANGHGAHRGTHERLAAGWGQDAAGADLIRRAMVLVADHEVTSSAFAARITASTGAPLAGCLLTGLTTLSGPLHGDASRRVRAMFDDVARLGAEHVVGHHLGSAIPIPGFGHHLYPDGDPRAQALLARLDPPRELGAFIDRVTALTGLKPNIDVALAILAAQLGLPDDAAFGLFSIARSVGLLAHGIEQLRVGRVIRPRGRYTGPALDDEHLRPATADGGKADGKAYTAGALEKNRVFRLKTG
- a CDS encoding VOC family protein, whose protein sequence is MIEFSWDHLQLCSADAEATAAWFARCLNAEIVRRPGRVDLRIGTINLFITPLAEPGAATPDGAAPRQGIDHIGVCVDDLDAAFAHLLASGARVVAPIQPIRAGVRGCFVKAPGEILVEVLERRPAQMAFS